The following proteins are encoded in a genomic region of Ornithinibacillus sp. 4-3:
- a CDS encoding phage terminase small subunit P27 family, with translation MAVPTKKKLIEYLGEGYEESDEQLIQLYIETHQFYRRLQKEIKKSELMYEYTNKAGATNLVKNPLSIELTKTVQTLNNLLKSLGLTPAQRKKVMSGENDDDDFDNF, from the coding sequence ATGGCGGTTCCTACAAAAAAGAAATTGATTGAGTATCTTGGTGAGGGTTATGAAGAATCGGACGAACAGTTAATTCAGCTTTACATTGAAACTCATCAGTTTTACAGGCGGTTGCAAAAAGAAATTAAAAAATCAGAGTTAATGTATGAGTATACGAATAAGGCAGGAGCGACAAACTTAGTTAAAAACCCCCTTTCAATTGAATTAACAAAGACGGTACAGACATTGAATAATCTCCTAAAGTCACTCGGTTTGACACCTGCTCAGCGTAAAAAAGTGATGAGCGGAGAGAATGATGACGATGACTTCGATAACTTCTAA
- a CDS encoding HNH endonuclease, whose amino-acid sequence MNRHQLYNKYKRDQEAKKFYNSKAWEICRTNVLIRDYYLCQECLKNKLIVVYDVVHHIKSRLEYPELALTEDNLICLCHACHNRIENAVETKEKGIKLIEMGANPEII is encoded by the coding sequence ATGAACAGGCATCAACTATACAACAAGTACAAACGAGATCAAGAAGCTAAGAAGTTCTATAACTCAAAAGCCTGGGAGATCTGCAGAACGAATGTATTAATTAGAGACTATTATTTGTGCCAGGAATGTTTAAAGAATAAATTAATTGTTGTTTATGATGTCGTGCATCATATTAAATCAAGGCTGGAATATCCAGAGTTAGCATTGACTGAAGATAATCTAATTTGTTTGTGTCATGCATGTCATAACAGAATAGAAAATGCAGTAGAAACAAAGGAAAAGGGCATAAAACTTATTGAAATGGGGGCAAATCCAGAAATAATCTAG
- a CDS encoding RusA family crossover junction endodeoxyribonuclease has product MTEFFMPMMPPTTTHQQKKVTVRNGKPAFYEPEDLKAARAKLTAHLAKHVPDKPIDGSLRLFVKWLFKRSGKHLNGSYKTTKPDLDNSNKLLQDCMTDLGFWKDDSLIVSLITEKFWADTPGIYIKIEEV; this is encoded by the coding sequence ATGACTGAATTCTTTATGCCAATGATGCCACCTACTACCACACACCAGCAAAAAAAGGTCACAGTTCGTAATGGGAAGCCTGCATTTTACGAGCCAGAAGATTTAAAGGCAGCACGTGCTAAATTAACAGCTCATTTAGCAAAGCATGTACCAGATAAGCCGATTGATGGCTCATTAAGGTTATTCGTCAAATGGCTCTTTAAACGATCAGGAAAGCATTTAAACGGTTCCTACAAAACAACGAAGCCCGACTTGGATAATAGCAATAAATTATTGCAAGATTGTATGACCGATTTAGGATTCTGGAAAGATGATAGCTTGATAGTCAGCTTGATTACGGAAAAGTTTTGGGCAGATACTCCAGGGATTTATATCAAAATCGAAGAGGTGTAA